The following proteins are co-located in the Colletotrichum lupini chromosome 4, complete sequence genome:
- a CDS encoding MYB DNA-binding domain-containing protein has translation MAYIEPRLIHLLNDSTTPQLAHADLPPLRLAFSRPSERPFPLEPETTHREENTKGPSLATTHGAPPQNSGTLDDSFSARDSRKDDEPPIDRGAVNSTAHLQLRLLLGDDRDNVDSSFSLSKILDEVPENKDDSANKKRHRNVATKDDFVQLPQPVKKQKPIQPQVMPTMPPIINGLHEPPPDAALFPPIASNDFNEPESNQLKPLRDFAPVPEEKDMEMEVEKPAEADSTTSKNSKSSGGKTRKKAMKPRRKWSEAETNHLLLGVNRHGVGKWTDILADPDFNFNDRTAGDLKDRFRTCCPNELRRTNSEPKITTAVAAPPTTPTEPKAKAKTGLLSENILIAQDEAAASESSQMTQADLDAFPKMKRSRAHRKKLEDLAELGIHGPFKKSHRRERRPFTDQDDKQILEGLDKYGPAWTKIQRDPRFSLSGRQPTDLRDRVRNKYPSVYAKIEKGLFQPQDGRGGDTLEPTVSMSISNTLQPNRPPPMEAALNRTNSKEDLPRWPLSVVDNGEVPASQQAFDFGETTTATFMGSAGEMDISRLLLDDSQVASSTAIYAPDQTSESTSPQRSAGCWNLNSPSAA, from the coding sequence ATGGCCTACATCGAGCCACGCCTCATCCACCTGCTGAACGATTCCACCACGCCACAGCTCGCTCACGCTGATCTGCCGCCCCTCCGTCTAGCCTTCTCTCGTCCCTCCGAGAGGCCCTTCCCACTCGAGCCTGAGACCACCCATCGCGAGGAAAACACCAAAGGGCCCTCGCTCGCCACCACCCACGGAGCCCCACCACAGAATTCCGGCACCCTCGACGACAGCTTCTCCGCACGAGATTCACGAAAGGATGACGAACCACCAATCGATCGGGGAGCAGTCAACAGCACCGCGCACTTACAATTGAGACTGCTCTTGGGCGACGACCGAGATAACGTAGACTCCTCCTTTTCTCTGAGCAAGATCCTCGATGAGGTGCCCGAAAACAAAGATGATTCCGCAAATAAGAAGAGGCACCGCAACGTTGCCACCAAGGATGACTTTGTGCAGCTACCACAGCCGGTCAAGAAACAAAAGCCAATTCAACCCCAAGTCATGCCGACTATGCCGCCTATCATCAATGGCTTACACGAACCTCCCCCCGATGCTGCGCTGTTCCCGCCCATTGCCTCCAACGACTTCAACGAGCCCGAAAGCAACCAGcttaagccgcttcgagattTCGCGCCTGTGCCCGAGGAGAAGGATATGGAAATGGAGGTTGAGAAGCCCGCTGAGGCTGACTCGACAACATCCAAGAACTCCAAATCTAGTGGTGGCAAAACAAGGAAGAAGGCGATGAAGCCGAGGCGCAAGTGGTCCGAAGCTGAGACAAACCACCTACTGCTGGGTGTCAATCGGCACGGCGTTGGAAAGTGGACCGACATCCTTGCAGACCCCGACTTCAACTTCAATGACCGAACTGCGGGCGACTTGAAGGACCGGTTTCGCACCTGCTGCCCGAACGAGTTGCGCAGGACTAACAGCGAACCGAAGATTACAactgctgttgctgcgcCGCCAACGACTCCAACCGAACCAAAGGCCAAAGCTAAAACGGGTCTGCTGTCGGAAAATATACTCATAGCCCAAGATGAGGCTGCAGCCAGCGAATCGTCCCAAATGACACAGGCTGATTTGGACGCCTTTCCTAAGATGAAGAGGAGTAGGGCGCACCGCAAGAAGCTGGAGGATTTAGCGGAGCTAGGAATACACGGTCCATTCAAGAAGTCTCACAGAAGAGAAAGACGGCCTTTCACCGACCAAGACGACAAGCAAATACTCGAAGGGCTGGACAAATATGGACCAGCCTGGACCAAGATCCAGAGAGACCCACGCTTTAGTCTGTCTGGAAGACAACCGACCGACCTAAGAGACAGGGTTCGGAACAAGTACCCCAGCGTTTATGCCAAGATTGAGAAGGGACTCTTCCAGCCCCAGGACGGGCGAGGGGGCGATACCCTCGAACCAACGGTTAGCATGAGCATCTCGAATACTCTGCAGCCCAACAGGCCACCTCCCATGGAGGCAGCATTGAATAGAACCAACTCAAAGGAAGACCTCCCTAGGTGGCCTTTATCTGTCGTCGACAATGGAGAGGTGCCTGCCAGTCAGCAGGCCTTCGACTTTGGCGAAACGACTACGGCGACATTCATGGGAAGTGCGGGAGAGATGGACATCTCTCGCCTACTACTGGACGACTCACAAGTCGCCAGCTCGACCGCGATATACGCACCCGATCAGACGTCTGAATCGACGTCACCACAACGTTCCGCTGGGTGTTGGAATCTCAATAGCCCTTCGGCAGCTTGA
- a CDS encoding glycolate oxidase has product MALIPCMPAKLSARPLLSHGLRGRLAGPALHAGRSFSITTTRRSSPRAASSEGSANTSQSGWHGNSVWAVALAAGAVGWGLARSTKDNSATAGFLPLGSGLLPIDGLSRPVTYASMAEMEQALKEIRKELGGEDIISTDPDDLHAHGYSEWSSTNPDGLPVAVAYPRSTEQVATIARVCFKYNVPIIPYSGGSSLEGNFSAPYGGISVDFAFMDQILSFNKDDMDIVVQPSIGWQDLNEKLAKMESGLFFPIDPGPSAKIGGMIGTNCSGTNAVRYGTMKDWVINLTVVLADGTVVKTRRRPRKSSAGYNLNGLFVGSEGTLGLVTEATLKLTVVPEDFSVAVVTFPSIRDAAAAAAEVMRNGIPVAAMEIMDEVQMKVVNLGGATAPRVWQELPTLFFKFSGTKAGVKENIGLVQKITKNHKGGNFEFAKDALEQKLLWSARKESLWSMLALRKDGEEVWSTDVAVPFSRLADLIEISKKEMDDMGLFASILGHIGDGNFHESIIYNRTIPEEREKVERCVHNMVKRAIDMDGTCTGEHSIGWGKKESLLLEVGSDTLDVMKSIKRALDPKWIMNPGKIMDIPEGSRTNQGSSV; this is encoded by the exons ATGGCTCTCATCCCCTGCATGCCGGCCAAACTCTCTGCGAGGCCCCTCCTGAGCCATGGCTTGAGGGGCCGACTCGCTGGGCCCGCTCTCCATGCCGGCCGGAGCTTTTCGATCACGACCACCCGGCGAAGCAGCCCCCGGGCGGCCAGCTCCGAAGGTTCAGCCAACACCTCGCAAAGTGGTTGGCATGGTAATTCAGTATGGGCTGTTGCTTTAGCCGCCGGTGCCGTTGGCTGGGGTCTTGCTCGTTCGACAAAGGACAATTCTGCCACCGCTGGCTTTCTTCCTCTCGGTAGCGGCCTGCTTCCTATAGATGGTCTGTCTCGCCCTGTGACTTATGCAAGCATGGCCGAAATGGAGCAG GCCTTGAAGGAGATTCGAAAGGAGCTGGGTGGCGAGGATATCATCTCCACGGATCCCGACGACTTGCATGCTCATGGGTATTCTGAATGGTCCTCGACAAATCCTGATGGCCTTCCGGTTGCTGTCGCATACCCGCGATCAACAGAGCAGGTGGCGACGATTGCACGAGTATGCTTCAAGTACAACGTTCCCATCATTCCTTACTCGGGTGGTTCCAGTCTAGAAGGGAACTTCTCGGCACCATACGGAGGAATCAGCGTCGACTTTGCCTTTATGGACCAGATTCTCTCCTTCAATAAGGATGATATGGACATTGTTGTTCAGCCGAGTATCGGATGGCAAGACTTGAACGAGAAATTGGCAAAAATGGAGAGCGGTCTCTTCTTCCCTATCGACCCTG GCCCAAGCGCAAAGATTGGCGGAATGATCGGTACAAATTGCTCAGGTACCAACGCCGTTAGATACGGAACCATGAAGGATTGGGTAATCAACCTTACCGTTGTCTTGGCAGACGGAACTGTGGTCAAGACTCGGAGACGACCAAGGAAGTCTTCCGCCGGCTACAATCTGAATGGACTGTTCGTAGGATCTGAGGGAACACTAGGCCTTGTAACTGAAG CAACCCTGAAGCTCACTGTTGTGCCCGAAGACTTTTCGGTCGCTGTGGTTACATTCCCCAGTATCAGAGACGCTGCTGCGGCTGCAGCCGAAGTCATGCGCAATGGTATTCCTGTGGCTGCGATGGAAATCATGGACGAGGTCCAGATGAAGGTCGTCAACTTGGGTGGCGCAACAGCACCTCGCGTTTGGCAGGAACTCCCGACCCTGTTCTTCAAGTTCTCCGGTACCAAAGCCGGTGTCAAGGAGAACATTGGTCTCGTTCAGAAGATCACCAAGAATCACAAGGGCGGTAACTTCGAGTTCGCAAAGGACGCGCTCGAGCAGAAGTTGCTTTGGTCTGCCCGGAAAGAGTCACTGTGGTCAATGCTGGCCCTTCGTAAGGACGGTGAAGAAGTTT GGAGTACGGATGTCGCTGTTCCCTTCAGCCGTCTGGCAGACCTCATCGAGATCAGCAAGAAGGAGATGGACGACATGGGGCTGTTTGCAAGTATTCTTGGCCACATTGGCGACGGTAACTTCCACGAAAGTATCATTTACAACCGGACGATCCCTGAAGAGCGAGAAAAGGTCGAGAGGTGCGTCCACAACATGGTCAAGCGAGCAATAGATATGGATGGAACGTGTACGGGCGAGCATTCGATCGGTTGGGGCAAGAAAGAGTCTCTGCTCCTCGAAGTCGGCTCCGACACCCTCGACGTAATGAAGTCGATCAAGCGTGCGCTCGATCCCAAATGGATCATGAACCCCGGAAAAATCATGGACATTCCAGAGGGCTCAAGGACGAACCAAGGTTCCTCGGTATAG
- a CDS encoding RNA dependent RNA polymerase, with the protein MGEADEPWRTWPEFRLKVRGLPEAVDLSELYDSFQQYGSISLLEIGENRKGQRDGYALVRFEPPPKVNFWSSGFHIVRYKGGKSARVILQTFRPPHETYSNLIKSPSNPNIWFDSKMTLEAERMDFGTRLQEKEMMVLKSVHNGVRIDMSLTKKKLTLHFDTCPVDSSEDQNGDDDDDEIFHHKCGIEFARLTSVYRVDRDEDILLVIPLELPPMFWTKASRKMRSKMAAGKTSWGITDMWERRTVILHNDQLPKDFPITLQSDFEDPDFINTGRWTTYRFAIPKAGNGTLEKFLQALEAHNITAITVEHFATTSSRPPLLGTVFRAQATDSRLRSFDPDSDNHHLPFEVHYQLEVCISRGILSEYSINQAFIDRLRQMDKDRAKWMLEYFADQGKREWNPMEMFGSEEAALYFPGMSMPYYCTTIRKVIVTPSTMHLCSPSVESSNRVLRKYNSYQDRFLRVQFTDELYRGKIYSDAGNEIHHRIYRALKQGIKIGNRTYEFLAFGNSQIRECAAYFFCPTDHLSCDQIRDWMGHFNHIKNVAKYAARIGQCFSTTREIRGVTVPQIVQMQDIERQGYCFSDGVGKISKLLAEMVVHEMGQDTVGIPSAFQFRMGGCKGMLAVWPDAKGLNVHIRPSQEKFRAQFNGLEIIKFAQFSPATLNRQTITILTTLGVKDSPILDLAEQQIQGYEKAMKDRVAAVSLLGQYIDENMTSLTIKDLVCWGFMDAEIQEPFVLTILDLWRIWSMKLLKEKARVVVDQSAFLLGCLDETGTMRGHSQATEGKNTNNIEDLPQIFLRIPKPQDGEFYCVTGVCIVGRNPSLHPGDIRVVEAVDIPDLHHLQNVVVFPSTGDRDVPSMCSGGDLDGDDFFVIWNQDLIPQNWHHKPMNYIAPKAPKLKRDVKVSDLRTFFVRYIQNDCLAKVATAHLAHADLSKQGANDKKCLRLAELHSKAVDYVKTADPAEYPDELDPKQWPHFMRKFNAYKSQTALGKIFDRIVEQELNPLYDKKFDGRVLRRVELPGELLQKARKIKNQYDTAMRRLMSHRDVHTEFEAWTGFILSKPRVGSDYKQQEDIGRESAALKQRFREICYTEAGSRRFEDFAPFVAAMYQVTEQEVNAALADEYEDEDHKRQSMPLISFPWIFHWIMGRIATGKVKIKPTVDPEAKAVPMRSYPIRRFEQDDKDAHQETHLDDGRVVHHGDLLEVFESITKEASGVSPSPDERDAATGQEEEIHVEEEDTAMDAMDRLMESALI; encoded by the exons ATGGGAGAAGCAGATGAACCTTGGCGAACATGGCCGGAATTCAGGCTGAAGGTTCGTGGCCTTCCTGAAGCCGTTGATCTATCTGAGCTATACGACTCCTTCCAACAGTATGGAAGTATCTCTTTGCTAGAGATCGGAGAGAACCGGAAAGGCCAACGCGATGGATACGCCCTGGTTCGTTTTGAGCCTCCGCCCAAAGTCAACTTCTGGTCGTCAGGATTCCATATCGTCCGGTACAAGGGAGGCAAGAGCGCCCGTGTGATTCTCCAGACTTTCCGACCGCCTCATGAGACATACTCCAATCTGATAAAGAGTCCCTCAAACCCCAATATCTGGTTCGATTCCAAGATGACACTTGAGGCGGAACGTATGGACTTTGGCACGCGCTTACAGGAGAAGGAGATGATGGTTCTTAAATCCGTGCATAATGGCGTGCGCATCGACATGAGTTTGACCAAGAAGAAGCTTACTCTTCACTTTGATACTTGTCCTGTGGACTCATCAGAAGACCAGAAcggtgacgacgacgacgacgagatATTTCACCACAAGTGCGGAATCGAGTTCGCCCGCCTCACTAGTGTTTATCGAGTCGACCGAGATGAAGACATACTTCTGGTCATACCGTTAGAGCTTCCACCTATGTTCTGGACGAAGGCAAGCAGGAAGATGCGAAGCAAGATGGCCGCGGGCAAGACTTCATGGGGCATTACGGACATGTGGGAAAGACGCACAGTCATATTGCACAATGATCAACTGCCGAAAGACTTTCCAATTACACTTCAGTCAGACTTCGAAGATCCTGACTTCATCAATACTGGTCGCTGGACAACTTATAGATTCGCGATCCCAAAAGCTGGAAACGGCACTCTGGAGAAATTCCTGCAGGCTTTAGAGGCCCACAACATCACGGCCATTACTGTAGAGCACTTCGCGACTACCTCTTCGCGACCTCCTCTGCTCGGTACTGTGTTTAGAGCCCAAGCTACCGACAGTCGATTGAGATCTTTTGACCCTGATTCCGATAATCACCACTTGCCCTTCGAGGTCCACTACCAGCTTGAGGTCTGTATCTCACGGGGTATTCTATCAGAGTACTCCATTAACCAGGCATTCATCGACCGACTGCGTCAGATGGACAAGGACCGGGCAAAGTGGATGCTCGAGTACTTTGCGGATCAAGGAAAAAGGGAATGGAACCCGATGGAGATGTTTGGGAGTGAAGAGGCTGCTCTTTACTTTCCCGGCATGAGTATGCCCTACTACTGCACCACGATCCGAAAGGTCATTGTCACACCATCGACCATGCACCTTTGCTCTCCAAGCGTCGAATCCTCCAACAGAGTATTGCGAAAGTATAACTCTTATCAAGACCGCTTCTTGAGAGTTCAATTCACGGACGAGCTGTACAGAGGCAAGATCTACAGCGATGCAGGCAACGAAATCCACCACCGCATTTACCGTGCCCTAAAACAAGGCATCAAGATTGGCAACCGCACCTACGAATTCCTCGCGTTTGGAAACTCGCAAATTCGAGAGTGCGCTGCCTACTTCTTCTGTCCGACCGATCATCTTTCATGCGATCAGATCCGAGACTGGATGGGGCACTTCAACCATATCAAAAATGTCGCCAAATACGCTGCTCGTATCGGCCAGTGCTTCTCTACAACGCGAGAAATCCGAGGTGTCACCGTTCCACAGATTGTACAGATGCAAGATATCGAGCGTCAAGGCTATTGCTTCAGCGATGGTGTCGGCAAAATTTCGAAGCTATTGGCCGAAATGGTAGTCCATGAGATGGGCCAGGATACGGTTGGAATACCCTCTGCTTTCCAGTTTCGCATGGGTGGCTGCAAAGGCATGCTAGCTGTCTGGCCTGATGCCAAGGGCCTCAACGTTCATATTCGACCTTCACAAGAAAAGTTCAGGGCCCAGTTCAACGGCTTAGAGATCATCAAGTTCGCGCAGTTTTCACCAGCCACGCTGAATCGACAAACCATAACCATTCTTACGACGCTCGGTGTCAAGGACAGTCCGATATTGGATCTTGCTGAGCAACAAATCCAGGGCTACGAGAAGGCTATGAAAGATCGAGTTGCCGCTGTAAGCTTACTGGGGCAATACATTGACGAGAACATGACATCTCTAACAATCAAAGATCTCGTCTGCTGGGGCTTCATGGATGCAGAGATTCAAGAGCCGTTCGTGCTGACAATTCTGGATCTCTGGCGGATTTGGTCTATGAAGCTGCTGAAGGAAAAGGCGCGCGTGGTCGTCGATCAAAGTGCTTTTCTTCTCGGTTGCCTGGACGAAACAGGCACAATGAGAGGCCACAGCCAGGCAACTGAGGGGAAGAATACCAACAACATCGAGGACTTACCGCAGATCTTCCTTCGAATTCCGAAACCACAAGATGGCGAATTCTACTGCGTCACCGGCGTGTGCATCGTGGGACGAAACCCTTCACTTCATCCAGGTGATATTCGGGTTGTGGAAGCGGTTGATATCCCTGACCTCCACCACCTCCAGAATGTTGTGGTGTTTCCAAGCACCGGTGATCGAGATGTCCCTAGCATGTGCTCCGGGGGTGACCTCGACGGAGATGATTTCTTCGTCATCTGGAACCAAGACCTCATTCCCCAGAACTGGCACCACAAGCCTATGAACTACATCGCACCCAAGGCCCCGAAACTGAAGCGAGATGTCAAGGTATCAGATCTGAGAACATTCTTCGTTCGTTATATTCAGAACGACTGCCTGGCCAAGGTTGCAACTGCACATCTAGCTCACGCCGATCTCTCTAAACAAGGAGCGAACGACAAGAAAT GCTTGAGGCTGGCAGAGCTGCACTCCAAGGCGGTAGACTACGTCAAAACTGCAGATCCAGCTGAATACCCTGACGAGCTCGATCCCAAACAGTGGCCGCACTTCATGCGCAAATTTAATGCATACAAATCCCAGACTGCGCTCGGCAAGATCTTCGACAGAATCGTTGAGCAGGAGCTCAACCCTCTCTACGACAAGAAGTTTGACGGAAGGGTATTGAGAAGGGTTGAACTGCCCGGAGAACTTCTACAAAAGGCTCGCAAGATCAAAAATCAATACGACACAGCTATGCGTCGTCTCATGAGTCATCGCGACGTTCACACCGAATTCGAAGCATGGACAGGCTTCATCCTGTCAAAACCCCGGGTTGGCAGCGACTACAAGCAGCAAGAGGACATTGGTCGAGAATCAGCGGCACTCAAGCAAAGATTCCGAGAGATTTGCTACACAGAGGCCGGGAGCAGACGGTTCGAAGACTTCGCCCCTTTCGTGGCTGCAATGTATCAAGTGACCGAGCAAGAGGTCAATGCAGCGCTTGCAGACGAGTACGAAGACGAAGATCACAAGCGACAATCGATGCCCCTGATCAGCTTCCCGTGGATCTTTCACTGGATCATGGGGCGCATCGCCACAGGCAAGGTCAAGATCAAGCCTACCGTCGACCCCGAAGCCAAGGCGGTACCCATGAGGTCGTACCCTATTCGTCGATTCGAGCAAGATGACAAGGATGCCCATCAGGAGACTCATCTCGACGACGGCAGAGTGGTGCACCACGGTGACCTATTGGAGGTATTTGAGAGCATCACGAAGGAGGCTTCCGGAGTCTCACCGTCACCCGATGAACGCGATGCTGCTACTGGCCAGGAGGAAGAGATACACGTTGAAGAGGAAGACACTGCCATGGACGCCATGGACCGACTGATGGAGAGTGCCTTGATCTAA
- a CDS encoding ribosomal family S4e, translating into MGKGLKKHQKRLSAPSHWLLDKLSGTYAPRPSAGPHKLRDCLPLIVFLRNRLKYALNFRETRSILMQRLIKVDGKVRTDMTYPAGFMDVITIDKTGENFRLIYDTKGRFTVHRIQAEEAEYKLGKVKRVQLGRGGIPFLVTHDARTIRYPDPLVKVNDTVKINLATGKIEDFIKFDTGSIAMVTGGRNMGRVGVITHRERHDGGFNIVHIKDAIDNTFATRESNVFVIGSEKPWISLPKGKGVKLSIAEERDRRRANALAGN; encoded by the exons ATGGGCAAGGGACT CAAGAAGCACCAGAAGCGCCTTAGCGCGCCTTCGCACTGGCTCCTGGACAAGCTGTCCGGAACCTACGCTCCCCGCCCCTCGGCCGGTCCTCACAAGCTTCGCGACTGCTTGCCGCTGATCGTCTTCCTCCGCAACCGCCTCAAGTACGCCCTCAACTTCCGCGAGACCCGCTCCATCCTCATGCAGCGCCTCATCAAGGTCGACGGCAAGGTCCGCACCGACATGACCTACCCCGCCGGCTTCATGGACGTCATCACCATCGACAAGACTGGCGAGAACTTCCGTCTCATCTACGACACCAAGGGCCGCTTCACCGTCCACCGCATCCAGGCCGAGGAGGCCGAGTACAAGCTCGGCAAGGTCAAGCGCGTTCAGCTTGGCCGCGGTGGAATCCCATTCTTGGTCACGCACGATGCGAGAAC CATCCGCTACCCTGACCCCCTCGTCAAGGTCAACGACACTGTCAAGATCAACCTTGCCACCGGCAAGATTGAGGACTTCATCAAGTTCGACACCGGCTCCATTGCCATGGTCACCGGCGGTCGCAACATGGGTCGTGTCGGTGTCATCACCCACCGTGAGCGCCACGACGGAGGTTTCAACATCGTCCACATCAAGGACGCCATTGACAACACCTTCGCCACCCGTGAGTCCAACGTCTTCGTCATCGGCTCCGAGAAGCCCTGGATCTCCCTGCCCAAGGGCAAGGGTGTCAAGCTCTCCATCGCCGAGGAGCGTGACCGCCGTCGCGCCAACGCCCTCGCCGGCAACTAA